TTGGTACGCTTGAGCTAGTACTTGCAGAAACGGTTGTTCCAGTTACCTCTGATGTAACCACTTCAGGCTTAGATACAATTTTATTCAAGCCAGTTGATGACTCCTTAACAGGCATTGGAATAGATAGTAGGGAACTAGATATGGTACCATCAGGTAATGGTGATGAAGGTTTTGTCATTGATTCCTTTGATGGAAGAATGGAAGGACCTGTTGGAGACAAAACATCTGATGTTTTTGCAGCTGATTCTTGCATAGTTGACGAGGATGATGTAGCTGAAGAGGGAACAGTTGGCTTAATAGAGCATGGAGAAGATTGTGCAACAGGTGTTGGTGGAAATGCAGGAGGTTGGAATGCCACCTCAGGTTTAGCTTTCACTGGGCTCTGCACTGTTTCAGTAATCTTACCAAGTTGCACAGTCTTCCCTTGTAACAGAGCAGACTTGGGAGGTTCAGGAGACAAAGACGGTTTGTTAAGATCTCTAAATGCACCACCCATATTCTGTGGAGAAACATCCAGTCCTTTTGTGGTTCCCAAATATGGCATTGCCTGTCCACCTTGTTTGTTCTTTGTAATAATGGATGACGCACCTCCAGAATCCCCAGATAAAGTTTTCACGGTCAATGGACTCAGAGAGAATTTTGAGCCCGTCATCAAAGGCGACAAATCTGGGAGTGTACTGGTATTAGTTTTTGGAATGACAGTGGTTTTAAATGTCAAAGTACTTGACTTTGGCATGGTATGAGTTGTTCCAGAGGATGGAACATTGGATGAGCTGATATTATCCCAGACATCCTTATGTGAATAACTGAATGACAACGGTGAAGATGAGCCCAACTTTGGTGTCTGGTCAGAACTTTTCAGCTGCCCTGGTAATTCAGGATACTTATGCTGAGGGCCTTGAGATGGTCCAGCCGATTCCTTTACCCATTTGAACAGTGTGTTGTGCTGGGGTCCTGACGGCTTTGTTTTCTCGTGCAGCACTGTAAAAATGATTCAATAAGAAAGTTGTACCCAACTCTATAATCAAACTTTCTTAAAATAATGAAATTTCTACTGAAGAATTGTTAAATAGCTTACCTTCACTTGGATAATGCAGCTTGTTTGCATATGATTCTACTATGGAGGAAGTGGGGCTACTGCTGGACTTCTCCTGGGACATAGCTGCCATCTGAGAATCAAATATTTTCTTATTTGACCTGAATGGCAGGTCACTGCTGATCTTGAGGCGCTGTTGTTGCGCTATTCTTTTAACAGTAGTTTTCTGAGGCTCCAAACTAGCCAGGCTCTAAGAAATTGACAAGTATTTTGTGGTTAGATTTGCAGCCAATTCACCATACATAGAGCAACAAGAAAATACGATGAGAATGTGCCAAAAGAAAAGAAGTGCAGAAAGAAGTGATAAAATGGAACAGAAAGATCCACATTTCTTCCCTCAATCATGTGcataatgcatatatatgcaaagTTTGGGTCTGGGTTAAAAAATTTACCCTATCCAGtgactctctcctcctccttgcagTCTCAGGCTCAGCAGTCTTGGAAGGCCCTGATATGCTAGTTATGTGTTCTCTCGTTGATGGATATCTCTTAACTGACTTGGAAGGAGTACCACCTGAAAATTTGGCTGCATCCATCGTGTGATCTAGACCAATCGATTCAAACAACTCTTTGGCCACTGACCCTCGCTTTGTAGAAGGAGAACTTATATTTAGTGCAGATATTTGTTTTGAGAGGCAGTCTGACAGTTGTTCAGCTGCTGCTAATTGTGAATTAAGCGCATTGTAAACACTGGATATTTGTGTCTGACTGCACAATAAGAAGATAAAAATCAGATAAGAAACTCACATACATCGATTTAtatttgaaaacaaaaaaaaagattaaagtATTCTTTTCAGAATAAACAGTTTCTTATTACCATCACCATCCCAAAATAACTTCATCTTTGCCTATCtcacacataccaatacaaaagcCAAAAGACTAGGATACCCATCACTTTTTCAAACTCCAATGCATTTATCCCCAACTTCCTCAAACTCCAATGCAATGATTGCTCTAAAGTTGAAGCATTTGTGGGACAAATGAATTAGGTAAAGTCGTAAAGATGaagttattttggaacggagggagtactaagaaAGAGTAAAGAACAGTTTATAATTTTGTCATTATGATGTGGTAAAAGTCGTAAAAGCGACTTTAGAGATATGTTAATGTGTGAGAACAAAATCAAAGAGGTATGAACAAGCTAACAGCATATGTACAAGCTACTACATGCATCTGTACCAAGATAGTTTCTGCTCACCCTGATCACATAGCAAGCTAGCAAAGCAATTGGTTACTttgaaaattcagaaaaataaTTGGATATTGATCAAGTTTGGTACACCATCCATTTAATGATATGACTAAACACACAGGAATTGCTCGTGAGGTGTAGTATTGAGTACCTGGATCGTGCCTTACTAGAATAAATAGCTCTGCGACTAGAAGCAACTCTTCCTGTTTCTCCAAATTTGTTCATCTCCAGATTATTGAAATGCCTCTCCAGCTCTACCAGCTGGTTTGTCAAATTCTGTATGACAAAAGAACCACGAATTACAAATTAGGCTGTTGATGttattttccttaaaaaaaagaacataaagGGTCAGATTGTACCTGGTTAGCCTTGAGAATATTCTGCCTCTTCGCTTCGAATTCTGGACTCAATTTCTGACGGTTCCATATATCCCAGTATTGGGTATCTGAAGATTGGTCGACGATTCCTTTCATGTAAGCTTGCCTAGCAGAGACTGTAGAGAAACAGAAATAAGTTTCTTATTTAGTGTGCTAACCAAAATTTAATTTACCCAGATAGCAGATGCAGGCTAAGTGTGGCGTCCACTTCTTGCCTAGAAGGCCAGGAACACTTTAAACCCTTTAATTTCCAATTGAGATATAAAACATTGACATCAGTAGAAAAGGAGAAACCGACAAATCCAAGCTCAAGTCATGATGGGTAAAACTCCTTTGTCATGTCACAACCATATCATTCACTTGGAAGGCTTTTTCAAACCCACAAAGTCGAGGAACTAAAAACAGACCAGGTCTAGCATACACTCAAGTTAAGGGCAAGCAATCAGCATTCCGCTTTCTGGGTTTCCTCAATCCTTATATATggaatgcacaaaagcattgccaaaacaacaaatttgaaataaataCAAACATAAAATGCCATCCCCACTCTCCACAATTGCAATGTTGACAAAATGTTAAAATAGCAGCAGAGCAAACCAGTTCTTCAAACCTAACCCTGGCCTGAcgaattgtttttatttttttttcaatatatataaatgtgcAGTAGGCATGTATTAggaactactccctctgtcccagaataagttaatctagtactaggatgtgttacATCCAGCACTTGATTAACTTATtctgggacagaggaagtatgaAGTAACCAAAGTAATGACAGTCATCAATTGATGGAAATATCAGAGATGATCGATATatcaattttcattttttttcccaaacgcAAAGAGAGAATGTTGGTATTGGATGACCAACAATATCAACTACCAAAACAACGGCACCAAACCAGGTGTGGATAAAACTTAGCTAATTATCTGTAAGCACTATGAAGATACATATAACCTATATTTCTTTCAGGCATATATTGAAGTACTAGATGTAGTGTGTCTATTGGCAAAAAGAAATAACCACGAGTAGTAGACGTGCCTTGAAACATCTTATTCCGCAGGTCTTCAACTCTTGAACACTGTTCTGCTATCTTGTTCTGGAGATCAAAAATAAGAAGGAATTTCTTTAGCAGGTTAAAGGCAGAACTGGAAGATAAGAAAGGTAAAGgagaccaaaaaaaaatgtgtggtgAAAATTAGTATAATACCTTGAAGATCTGCAACAGTTCCAGAAAATTTTGCAAATCACCCTCAAACATAGAAAGAGGCCGTTCCTGGAAGGTTATGCAAGCATCTCTGAAACCACCATCCTTCTCTATGTATGATAGGAGTGTATCTAACTCCTTGGTCATATCATTAATCTGTTTAACAAAAGGGTAAGAAATTTACTAGTTGAAATAAAGATAACAAAAGGTAGACCCAAATTCcaatatttaaaatattcacTCTGTTTAAGGACATGTTTCATACAGTATTGCACAACAGTTGAGGTGAATAAGATATTAGCATGAAAACAATTGAAAGAGTAGAGAGATGAAATAAAACAGGAACCGAGCATGAGTGCAGAAGAACATAATTATCTATATTTATACCCTATCCTAAGGAGATTTAATATGGCAAATTGAACTGAAAAGGTTCAAAACATCATTTCCGAAGACAATATTCAGGAAAATTAATTACATGCTGAATCATAAAAAACAGACCAAACTGAGGCATTGGTAGTAAAAAAACATTATAATCAAATGTTTTTGTTGATCTTACACTGTAAAATTTTTTAGACAGGTCCTGTTCAGTATCGAACATTGCGCCTAACTTGAAATTTTTAGAATGGTCCACTACTGCATGTGTTCTGTCATGTGGTTTGTCAATGCTTTCCTGTGGTAGAGGTGATCCACGGGAGGTAGGAAATGCCTCAAGATTTCCTGTGCGAAAGCCAGTGGATGAAGGTCCAGCTGAGGAAGGTTTTATTGGAGAAATTGATGGTGATGACTTGGAACTTAAGCCAACTGAACTAGGAACTTTCTTATCGGTAGTGTAGCTGCTTTGCAGCGGGTGACTTCCAAAACCAGGTTCATTCCTTTCTCCAGGCTTAACCAGGGTAGATCCATCAGAAGTGAACACTGATGATTTATTAAAGCTAAGGTTACCATCTTTCTTTGAGTTCTGAGATCCTCCAAATGCTCCCACCGGCTGAGTGGAAGGTATGCTTCCTTTACCAAGTTGGTTATTTACGAAATTGCTACTGCTGCTTTGTTGCCAGGAAGAACCTAATTCACTAGATGTGTTGCTTCCAGCTGGACTCAAACTGACGCTATTAGCAGTAGAAAAGCTGAAAGATATTCCAGGTTTCAAGTTGCTTGCTGGTGCTAAGAAAGAGGCAGGTGCAGGTGAGGAAGCCACTATTTCCTTGGCTTTTGAAACTGGAGAACTGTTTTTCATATCTGTTGATCCATGCAGGTCTCtatctgcaagatacaaaaggAAGAATTATTAAGTCTCCAAAGAACTTGGAAACCTAACAAACAACCCCTCAAAGATAAAGTAACTGCCGCATAACAGTCCTTTTACCTGGTTGTACACTAGAAAGCTCAGCCCCATCTGGGCGAATACTCTTGTCCAATGAGCTGGTAGCACTTGGAGTAAACTCTTTTCCAGATACAGTTACAGGTGAAATTTCTTTCATCACATCGCTATCTTCAATAGCAGATAGCTTTGTTTGAGGTAATTCAGAAGGATCAGAAATCCTAGGTAAGAGACCAGTGGCAACACATTAGTTTTTCTTTCCCAAACAAAGGTTAGTACACAGACGCTATAGCAAGTAATAAACAGACCATATTTTTGTTTGTGATTTGGCACTGGCAAACAGAGGTTGACTACCTGGCAAGATAATATATATTCAGTTTCCCTTCACCAGTCAGATAAAGTAGAATATGTTGAGGAGCAAcctccttttgttcaggaccaACTGTTACTGTGATCTTCTGAAATAATGACACATTCTCGACACCAAACCCCAATATGACATTGTCATCACCATTCTCTGAAATGGTAGATTAGAGTAGAGAAACCCAAGTTTAGACTTTATTCACAGAGAAACAGTCTGCTCTAGTTGCGGCTGAATTATGTCTTACCTTGTAGGTCAATCCTAGGACTATATTTATCCTCCAACATCTCAAGATATACTACAGTTTTTTTGTCATCAGTTGCAGATGACCACTTCAAGAGAGAAATGTGTTCATCAATGCTCTTTTTGTTGGAAGTCACCATTAGATCCCTGTCAAATTACAATCACAGCTAACAAAtgttggaaaaaaatataagtaaaaataaatgcaatattaCCACATTGATGCTAATTGGCAGAACTAAGAAGATACTAATGCCCCAATCTAAGGTCAGAAATAACATAGCCAATTAGAAAAGTTGCATTGTGCAAGTTTAGTCCGTATAGCTTAAAATTTCAGCACATATACTATTTTACTTCATGCTATGGACAAAATAACATGAAATCCACCTATTAAACTCTCAGGAGGTGACAAAAGAACAGAAATGTTTAGCTAAATAAATACTTTGATCAAGTATTTACTTGCTCACAACATGAACATTTCTGTTGGACTCTTAGaagtataacaaaaaaaatactgtgTAAATTGCAGCATGATAGAATATATCCCCACAAAATATGCCATATTTATCTATCAACACAATACAGTAGATAACTCAGGTCTGCATACCAGCGATGCAAATAGCCCAGCAGCAGATTAGGTCCAACTCCAGATGGTAAAACATCATCCATGATGCCTCGGAAAAAATCCACATAGGTGAAAACAACTGACTTGCTTGAATTCTGTAAGGACGTTGAAAAAGCACTTTAATCAATCAGAACCTTAATGCTAGAACTTAAGCGGGTAACTGGATTGCTGTCTCATTAAGAGGGCACCTCGATCAGTCAATACTTTTAAGAGGTCACAAGCTTTATAGCTTTATAACTTATTGCTTGAGTTCTATTATAGTTTTCAACCTCGCCAATTCATGGATGAGAATTAGGAAATCTTGTCGTccgaaaaacaaaaaaattatcACATATATATTAATCATGCACATGTTCTTATTGATAATCAGAACCAAATATTTTAGTATACATGCAACATCATAACATCCATATCATAACAAATCTGCTGTAAGCCCAAGTATTAGTGTTCTGGTACTGCAGTTTGgaaaacatatatgtatatgacaAGAAGTTAACAAAATGACTTTTGTTCTTAGGAATTCTGTAAACTTCTGGTTGTTCCTTCAGAAGGCTAGTTTCATAATAAAAACTACTACCTCTGTGCCATAATACAACTACTTTTGCCATTTCTTGAGGGGATTAAGGTTGAAGAGagaaatggttgtgattggttgagatgagggagtaggtgaagaaattaaaattgggatggttgtgattggttgaggtGGGGAAGTAGGCGACTAGGCGGAGAAGTAGTagtattttgggacaaatgtcAAATGCCAAAGGTAGTTGTAACATTGGATGAAGGGAGTACCAAGTTCAAATCATAGAAAGTATCAATATACAGCCAATTCATAACAGCTCAAAAGCCTCTTAAATTTTGGCCAGTAGACACGGTATGGATCAAAGGATTCATCCACTGAATTAATGCCAAGGATTATGTAGCATTTCAATATATTAGCACAACTCATACATATATGAGCACACAAGTATGCAGATGCACGTGGTTATGACAGAATGATGGAGATGAAGGCTACAACATTCAGAAAATGGTGATGAGTTGTTCCTCTCAAACCGCTCCTCTCTTCTTTGAAGACATAATTTCCATTTGCTGAAATATATACAAATATTGCCATCACAGCAATATGAAAATATGCGTAAAACTAAATCCTTGATTATTTAAGGTAGCTTGTTTCATACAAGCATATGATAAAAAGGAAACAtcgttttctaaaaaaataaaaaataaatttcatgaTATATAATCTACACAGCAGAAGCAACTGGAACTAAACGACAGACTAACCTCAAAAAATGTATTTCCGCCGCTTCTTATTACTTGGACAAGATAACCCTCTTCATTGCCTTCTTCATTCAATCTTACAGAACCAACAACAATACTGTCATCGCGCACCCACCCAATCGAATCCActgataaaaagaaaacattaaTAACAAATCAAAATGATCACCTACTTAACACAGTCCAATGCATTTGACTGTGTGCCTGCAATGATGGCAatagaataataaaaaaatgaataagatGACCTTGAGGAAAAGAGCATAAACTTCATAGAGCATGGAACAAATCTTGAAACCCATGTTCACCCCATTAGTCATTTTTATTCTATAAGTGGCGATCATATTTGTGGGTTGtgtttttctcacatatttttGGAAAATAAGAAACGGGTATGTTTAGCATGTCTGTGTACTGTGACGCTAAGAGTAACAAACCATGTGCTGCTCATGAAGTTTAGGCCTGAGTAACAAGCTTACTTGTTTCATTTACCACAGAATAGAAAACAATTTTACGAGTTTTACGCACTAGGACGTAGTGAGCCAATCAATATGTCCTAGTGTGTAATAGTGCTAATAGTGCTACCAAATTAAGCCTGGTGATGATTGTATCTGTTCTAATAGTGCTACCATAAACCATTTCGTTTAAAAATGTGTGAATAATAATAACTGCGAAGAACTTGGAGCAATTCAATAATTCATCCTGTAACTGGGGAATGGAGATACAGGCCACAAAAGAAAAACTGAATGGTGCTTACCTTTGATGCTAGCATCATCTGAATCACTATCATCAGACCATAGCTGGAACAAGAGGGGCATGCAACATATTTCCTTAAAATCTGATGATAATATGTTAAGTGTATTCTTTTTTGAAAGAACAATGTGAGTCCCTTCCTTGCAGCAGTCAACTGTATACATTTCAAAACGATGGGAGAATTCAGTTCAGAAACTAGTATGGTGGTGATGGTTAACTTCAATTACAACAATGAATCATTGATCAAGAAATATGCTATGCTAGCACATAATGGCCAAGGAGTGTGCTAATGACTAAAGGCAGGAATGCGCCAAAGATAAGTACTCAATATGGCATCATCCTTTTTATACAGCCCACAACAAAAATCAATCTAGTTTGTCTAGCTGTCTTCTGTAAAGACTAAGCATTATAGAAAAAAGATGACTCATAGAAACAAAGATCTGTCGAATGAACTTGCAATACCCACAGAGAGATATATGTTGCAAATGAACGATGTTCTTGTAATTTTCATTCACAATAATATAGGCTATAGCATCAATAAATTAATGGTTCTTACCATCTATGATCCAAATATATACCATTTACAAACCAATGCATGTTTAACAACTGTACAGATGCATTTCTAAAACAAAACTACAAAAAGGATCCTAGAACATGATCTCCTATCCAAAACAGTAACACGACGAAATAAGGTTTTCAAGTATTGAACTTCACAACAGccaataacaaataaaatttacttTATAAGGTGTGAATATTGAATATTTGAAATATATTGGTGTATGCTATATCTCACATCTGCTTCAAGAAAGTTTCACTGGAATTTGTAACAGTTAGTCATTGCATAACATTGTGCCTCAAATTTATTAGGAATAGAAGAAGCCACAAACCAGCATCAACATTTTCCATTATGTCCTTCAGACCTTCCCCCAGACTTCCTTGAGACAGCAACCCGTCTTTCGAGAGTACAATAAAGGCTTTGGAAGCATGATTTAGCCACTTGAAATCTTTCACAGTGCTGGATCCTTCCAAGGTACATGATGACAGTGGTTCCACATCCTATGTAGCATAATTGTGAATAGCATGAGTAGAAGATACATGAGCAAAATTACTAGATGTATAAGAGATCCACGAGGTCAAAGTGCAAATAGACATGGGATACTGAAAACATTCACTGACTATAGGTCATTATCGCATAAACATTTCTGTCAGATATTGTTATGTAAAATGCAGCTCAGTaggatatatattaaaaaaaacaattctcCGGTTCTAA
The window above is part of the Oryza sativa Japonica Group chromosome 7, ASM3414082v1 genome. Proteins encoded here:
- the LOC4344328 gene encoding nuclear pore complex protein NUP214 isoform X1 produces the protein MAPPRELDLSDEVEGEEDGTTDFVFRLAGDPIPLLPTTSSPLPLFDLQSPPSRPLAVSNRRAAVFLAHPNGFMAATTKALIEASKEAREKGKSTTRCARDCCVADIPLPGVSLLELSRDESVLAACAGSVIHFFSASSLLTDKDVEPLSSCTLEGSSTVKDFKWLNHASKAFIVLSKDGLLSQGSLGEGLKDIMENVDAVDCCKEGTHIVLSKKNTLNILSSDFKEICCMPLLFQLWSDDSDSDDASIKVDSIGWVRDDSIVVGSVRLNEEGNEEGYLVQVIRSGGNTFFENSSKSVVFTYVDFFRGIMDDVLPSGVGPNLLLGYLHRWDLMVTSNKKSIDEHISLLKWSSATDDKKTVVYLEMLEDKYSPRIDLQENGDDNVILGFGVENVSLFQKITVTVGPEQKEVAPQHILLYLTGEGKLNIYYLARISDPSELPQTKLSAIEDSDVMKEISPVTVSGKEFTPSATSSLDKSIRPDGAELSSVQPDRDLHGSTDMKNSSPVSKAKEIVASSPAPASFLAPASNLKPGISFSFSTANSVSLSPAGSNTSSELGSSWQQSSSSNFVNNQLGKGSIPSTQPVGAFGGSQNSKKDGNLSFNKSSVFTSDGSTLVKPGERNEPGFGSHPLQSSYTTDKKVPSSVGLSSKSSPSISPIKPSSAGPSSTGFRTGNLEAFPTSRGSPLPQESIDKPHDRTHAVVDHSKNFKLGAMFDTEQDLSKKFYSINDMTKELDTLLSYIEKDGGFRDACITFQERPLSMFEGDLQNFLELLQIFKNKIAEQCSRVEDLRNKMFQGTSTTRVSARQAYMKGIVDQSSDTQYWDIWNRQKLSPEFEAKRQNILKANQNLTNQLVELERHFNNLEMNKFGETGRVASSRRAIYSSKARSSQTQISSVYNALNSQLAAAEQLSDCLSKQISALNISSPSTKRGSVAKELFESIGLDHTMDAAKFSGGTPSKSVKRYPSTREHITSISGPSKTAEPETARRRRESLDRSLASLEPQKTTVKRIAQQQRLKISSDLPFRSNKKIFDSQMAAMSQEKSSSSPTSSIVESYANKLHYPSEVLHEKTKPSGPQHNTLFKWVKESAGPSQGPQHKYPELPGQLKSSDQTPKLGSSSPLSFSYSHKDVWDNISSSNVPSSGTTHTMPKSSTLTFKTTVIPKTNTSTLPDLSPLMTGSKFSLSPLTVKTLSGDSGGASSIITKNKQGGQAMPYLGTTKGLDVSPQNMGGAFRDLNKPSLSPEPPKSALLQGKTVQLGKITETVQSPVKAKPEVAFQPPAFPPTPVAQSSPCSIKPTVPSSATSSSSTMQESAAKTSDVLSPTGPSILPSKESMTKPSSPLPDGTISSSLLSIPMPVKESSTGLNKIVSKPEVVTSEVTGTTVSASTSSSVPITEGKPSSIPATSGSLPSIPVSAPKVVPVSAESVVVTSTGKDVGPSNPSSDEDDMEEEVPSASSDLNLGALGGFGLGSVPSSSPPKSNPFGNSFTTSDNKSSGSSFTLTTSPGQLFRPASLSIPSSQPAQSSQSTSSSTFSSAFSSGLSGFGQSAQIGSAQQSGFGQPSQIGAGQQAGFGQPAQIQSGFGQPAQVGVAQQSGFGQPAQIGTAQQSGFGQPAQFGAQQALGSVLGSFGQSRQLGSFGAGGFGGFASASASGGFSSNSGFAGGATGGGFSAAAAPAGGGFAAAATGGGFAALASKGGGFAAAASSGGGFGGAAQGSGFSSGGFGAFGGNQGSGFSAFAGSGSAGSGGPPANLLTQMRK
- the LOC4344328 gene encoding nuclear pore complex protein NUP214 isoform X2; translation: MAPPRELDLSDEVEGEEDGTTDFVFRLAGDPIPLLPTTSSPLPLFDLQSPPSRPLAVSNRRAAVFLAHPNGFMAATTKALIEASKEAREKGKSTTRCARDCCVADIPLPGVSLLELSRDESVLAACAGSVIHFFSASSLLTDKDVEPLSSCTLEGSSTVKDFKWLNHASKAFIVLSKDGLLSQGSLGEGLKDIMENVDAVDCCKEGTHIVLSKKNTLNILSSDFKEICCMPLLFQLWSDDSDSDDASIKVDSIGWVRDDSIVVGSVRLNEEGNEEGYLVQVIRSGGNTFFENSSKSVVFTYVDFFRGIMDDVLPSGVGPNLLLGYLHRWDLMVTSNKKSIDEHISLLKWSSATDDKKTVVYLEMLEDKYSPRIDLQENGDDNVILGFGVENVSLFQKITVTVGPEQKEVAPQHILLYLTGEGKLNIYYLARISDPSELPQTKLSAIEDSDVMKEISPVTVSGKEFTPSATSSLDKSIRPDGAELSSVQPDRDLHGSTDMKNSSPVSKAKEIVASSPAPASFLAPASNLKPGISFSFSTANSVSLSPAGSNTSSELGSSWQQSSSSNFVNNQLGKGSIPSTQPVGAFGGSQNSKKDGNLSFNKSSVFTSDGSTLVKPGERNEPGFGSHPLQSSYTTDKKVPSSVGLSSKSSPSISPIKPSSAGPSSTGFRTGNLEAFPTSRGSPLPQESIDKPHDRTHAVVDHSKNFKLGAMFDTEQDLSKKFYSINDMTKELDTLLSYIEKDGGFRDACITFQERPLSMFEGDLQNFLELLQIFKNKIAEQCSRVEDLRNKMFQVSARQAYMKGIVDQSSDTQYWDIWNRQKLSPEFEAKRQNILKANQNLTNQLVELERHFNNLEMNKFGETGRVASSRRAIYSSKARSSQTQISSVYNALNSQLAAAEQLSDCLSKQISALNISSPSTKRGSVAKELFESIGLDHTMDAAKFSGGTPSKSVKRYPSTREHITSISGPSKTAEPETARRRRESLDRSLASLEPQKTTVKRIAQQQRLKISSDLPFRSNKKIFDSQMAAMSQEKSSSSPTSSIVESYANKLHYPSEVLHEKTKPSGPQHNTLFKWVKESAGPSQGPQHKYPELPGQLKSSDQTPKLGSSSPLSFSYSHKDVWDNISSSNVPSSGTTHTMPKSSTLTFKTTVIPKTNTSTLPDLSPLMTGSKFSLSPLTVKTLSGDSGGASSIITKNKQGGQAMPYLGTTKGLDVSPQNMGGAFRDLNKPSLSPEPPKSALLQGKTVQLGKITETVQSPVKAKPEVAFQPPAFPPTPVAQSSPCSIKPTVPSSATSSSSTMQESAAKTSDVLSPTGPSILPSKESMTKPSSPLPDGTISSSLLSIPMPVKESSTGLNKIVSKPEVVTSEVTGTTVSASTSSSVPITEGKPSSIPATSGSLPSIPVSAPKVVPVSAESVVVTSTGKDVGPSNPSSDEDDMEEEVPSASSDLNLGALGGFGLGSVPSSSPPKSNPFGNSFTTSDNKSSGSSFTLTTSPGQLFRPASLSIPSSQPAQSSQSTSSSTFSSAFSSGLSGFGQSAQIGSAQQSGFGQPSQIGAGQQAGFGQPAQIQSGFGQPAQVGVAQQSGFGQPAQIGTAQQSGFGQPAQFGAQQALGSVLGSFGQSRQLGSFGAGGFGGFASASASGGFSSNSGFAGGATGGGFSAAAAPAGGGFAAAATGGGFAALASKGGGFAAAASSGGGFGGAAQGSGFSSGGFGAFGGNQGSGFSAFAGSGSAGSGGPPANLLTQMRK